In Hyla sarda isolate aHylSar1 chromosome 9, aHylSar1.hap1, whole genome shotgun sequence, the following proteins share a genomic window:
- the LOC130290993 gene encoding uncharacterized protein LOC130290993, with protein MSEENKTPSEIVLPENLQSLVDASISKSINVAVQSAVSALQGSIDKSVSLAIARSNSSNMGSIPPLTPSDQFWSPEESVSQLAKGLKGPGKAKAKRRHSTDGPYSARQGKNTSGVRQDLSHSQNAEFTQASGTGGSHKPQDVPSTREEAQSSRVKKSSFRAKPNSFKVSSSEESADSDIGDIDEILYVSEDSDANHDDPGSQEETNLTESGDTYFDPALICHPRSGEWLPKTKVAEFISQWANKPLDKPSRNKLKAECPRPTLPNNASHTPELDPLIAKFLFKTGNNPKKGVDRSFKSCQDKLMDLLGPLTKILNLAEEASTSDTQVDPETLKGWAQRAICIFGNANASLSNERKRSILLKIDPQLTNLATVEPPNPTKGMLFGDDFIKELNKYVGLFSSLNKAQVSMKKVFSQRVFGKAGRGRGRSSGRSSQSQYHRGSYSHTSQSSGHSSAPPPPFFPYRGRPWRARGHRGFPRSRPPTAPQ; from the exons atgtctgaggaaaataaaaCTCCATCAGAAATTGTTCTCCCAGAGAATTTACAATCTCTGGTGGACGCTTCTATTTCTAAATCCATTAATGTAGCGGTACAATCCGCAGTCTCTGCTTTGCAGGGCTCTATTGACAAATCAGTGTCACTGGCCATAGCCCGCTCCAATTCCTCAAACATGGGCTCTATACCTCCCTTAACTCCCTCGGACCAATTCTGGTCCCCAGAGGAGTCCGTGTCCCAATTGGCTAAGGGACTTAAGGGGCCAGGAAAGGCAAAGGCTAAGAGAAGGCATTCTACTGACGGCCCCTACTCCGCTAGACAAGGTAAAAATACCTCAGGAGTACGCCAAGATTTATCACATTCTCAGAATGCAGAATTTACTCAAGCCTCTGGCACAGGTGGTTCACACAAACCACAAGACGTACCCTCAACCCGTGAGGAAGCTCAATCCAGCAGGGTTAAGAAGTCTAGCTTCAGAGCTAAGCCAAACTCCTTCAAGGTATCCTCATCTGAAGAGTCAGCTGACTCAGACATTGGGGACATTGATGAGATACTATATGTCTCGGAGGACAGTGATGCCAATCATGATGACCCTGGCAGTCAGGAAGAAACTAATTTAACTGAATCGGGTGACACATACTTTGACCCGGCATTAATATGTCATCCACGTTCTGGGGAATGGCTACCAAAAACAAAGGTAGCCGAATTCATTTCACAATGGGCCAACAAGCCTCTGGACAAACCGTCCCGTAACAAACTAAAAGCAGAATGTCCTAGACCAACTCTGCCAAACAATGCCTCTCACACCCCAGAATTAGATCCACTCATTGCAAAATTTCTCTTTAAAACCGGTAACAACCCAAAAAAGGGAGTGGATAGAAGTTTCAAGTCCTGTCAGGACAAGTTGATGGACCTATTGGGTCCTCtgacaaaaattttaaatttagcagAAGAGGCATCCACTTCAGATACACAGGTGGATCCTGAAACCCTTAAAGGGTGGGCCCAAAGGGCCATATGTATTTTCGGGAATGCTAACGCTTCCCTCTCTAACGAGCGTAAACGCTCCATTCTGTTAAAAATAGACCCCCAGCTAACCAATTTGGCCACAGTAGAACCACCAAATCCCACCAAGGGCATGCTCTTTGGAGATGATTTCATTAAAGAGCTTAATAAATATGTCGGCCTATTCTCATCTCTGAATAAGGCCCAAGTTtcaatgaaaaaagttttttctcaaCGAGTTTTTGGGAAGGCTGGAAGAGGTCGGGGCCGCTCTTCCGGCCGTTCCTCTCAAAGTCAATATCACAGAGGCTCCTACTCCCATACATCACAATCCTCAGGCCACTcctccgccccccctccccccttctttcCATACAGGGGCAGACCATGGAGAGCCAGAGGTCACAGAGGATTTCCTCGTTCAAGACCTCCCACAG CTCCACAATAG